The proteins below are encoded in one region of Ornithinimicrobium avium:
- the mca gene encoding mycothiol conjugate amidase Mca, whose translation MTTAQDLRLMAVHAHPDDESSKGAATSAKYVAEGVSVRVVSCTGGERGDILNERLKGDPHILSDITRVRRDEMARAAQILGVSHTWLGFVDSGLPEGDPLPPLPEGCFALAPLEASTEALVRVIREFRPHVLTTYDENGGYPHPDHIQTHVVTMSAWRAAGDPTAYPHAGEPWQPLKLYYNGWTLERTTALHEAMLAAGLESPWADWLANMRRRPRRVLGTHISAAEHFAQRDQALLAHATQVDPDGHWFAVPLELQQRVWPTEEFELARSIVPATMPEDDLFAGIRELDDPDEVCRRAPARDADGEPVVAYVGEPPLPPDEPGLDARSTAPQDADADERDEMREGEGHTE comes from the coding sequence ATGACGACCGCTCAGGACCTGCGCCTGATGGCCGTGCACGCCCACCCCGACGACGAGTCCTCCAAGGGTGCGGCGACCTCGGCGAAGTACGTCGCCGAGGGGGTCTCGGTGCGGGTGGTCTCGTGCACGGGCGGGGAGCGCGGGGACATCCTCAACGAACGCCTCAAGGGCGACCCGCACATCCTGAGCGACATCACCCGGGTGCGCCGCGACGAGATGGCGCGGGCGGCCCAGATCCTCGGCGTGAGCCACACCTGGCTGGGGTTCGTGGACTCGGGACTGCCCGAGGGCGACCCGTTGCCGCCGCTGCCCGAGGGCTGCTTCGCCCTGGCGCCGCTCGAGGCGTCGACCGAGGCCCTGGTGCGGGTCATCCGCGAGTTCCGGCCGCACGTGCTCACCACCTATGACGAGAACGGCGGCTACCCGCACCCGGACCACATCCAGACGCACGTGGTGACGATGTCGGCCTGGCGGGCCGCCGGCGACCCCACGGCATACCCGCACGCGGGCGAGCCCTGGCAGCCGCTGAAGCTCTACTACAACGGCTGGACCCTGGAGCGCACGACCGCGCTGCACGAGGCGATGCTCGCCGCGGGGCTGGAGTCGCCCTGGGCGGACTGGCTGGCGAACATGCGCCGCCGTCCCCGCCGAGTGCTCGGCACCCACATCAGCGCTGCGGAGCACTTCGCCCAGCGCGACCAGGCGCTCCTCGCGCACGCCACCCAGGTCGACCCCGACGGGCACTGGTTCGCGGTCCCGCTGGAGCTGCAGCAGCGCGTCTGGCCGACCGAGGAGTTCGAGCTGGCCCGCTCGATCGTGCCGGCCACGATGCCGGAGGACGACCTCTTCGCCGGGATCCGCGAGCTGGACGACCCGGACGAGGTATGCCGTCGCGCACCCGCGCGCGACGCCGACGGCGAGCCGGTGGTCGCCTACGTGGGCGAGCCGCCGCTGCCCCCGGACGAGCCGGGCCTCGACGCGCGGTCCACCGCTCCGCAGGACGCGGACGCCGACGAGCGGGACGAGATGCGTGAGGGAGAGGGGCACACCGAATGA
- a CDS encoding 3-oxoacyl-ACP synthase III — protein sequence MTGNATFRHRDVAVLSVTAVDAPVVRTSEEFDASIGDSYRRNGLRPGMLAALAGIRERRWWGEGQHFVDGAIEAGRLALEQSGIDPSRVGLLVNTSVSRSHLEPSIAVRVHAELGLATHCLNFDLTNACLGFVNGMQLAATMIDAGQIDYALVVDGEGSREPQERTLERLASQEATTEDILTQFATLTLGSGAAAMVLGRASEHPEGHRVVGGVSRAATEHHDLCVGDFDEMRTDTQGLLTGGLALAGDLWRDAGQEWDWQDMDRYVVHQVSSVHTSRTAQALGLDESRIPLTFPTLGNVGPAAVAITLAKEADSLERGDRVLMMGIGSGLNMTCLELTW from the coding sequence GTGACCGGCAACGCCACCTTCCGCCACCGCGACGTCGCCGTCCTGTCCGTGACGGCCGTCGACGCGCCGGTGGTGCGGACCTCGGAGGAGTTCGACGCGAGCATCGGCGACTCCTACCGGCGCAACGGGCTGCGGCCGGGCATGCTCGCCGCGCTCGCCGGGATCCGGGAGCGCCGCTGGTGGGGCGAGGGCCAGCACTTCGTCGACGGCGCGATCGAGGCGGGCCGGCTGGCGCTGGAGCAGTCGGGCATCGACCCCTCGCGGGTGGGCCTGCTGGTCAACACCTCGGTGAGCCGCAGCCACCTGGAGCCCTCGATCGCGGTCCGCGTGCACGCCGAGCTGGGGCTGGCCACGCACTGCCTCAACTTCGACCTCACCAACGCCTGCCTCGGCTTCGTCAACGGGATGCAGCTGGCGGCGACCATGATCGACGCCGGCCAGATCGACTACGCCCTCGTCGTGGACGGGGAGGGCTCGCGCGAGCCGCAGGAGCGGACCCTGGAGCGGCTGGCCTCGCAGGAGGCGACCACCGAGGACATCCTGACCCAGTTCGCCACGCTGACCCTCGGCTCGGGCGCGGCCGCCATGGTCCTGGGCCGGGCGAGCGAGCACCCGGAGGGGCACCGCGTGGTGGGCGGCGTGAGCCGCGCGGCGACCGAGCACCACGACCTGTGCGTCGGCGACTTCGACGAGATGCGGACCGACACCCAGGGCCTGCTCACCGGCGGGCTGGCCCTGGCCGGCGACCTGTGGCGGGACGCCGGCCAGGAGTGGGACTGGCAGGACATGGACCGCTACGTCGTCCACCAGGTCTCCAGCGTGCACACCAGCCGGACCGCCCAGGCCCTCGGGCTGGACGAGTCGAGGATCCCGCTGACCTTCCCCACCCTGGGCAACGTCGGCCCGGCCGCGGTCGCCATCACCCTCGCCAAGGAGGCCGACAGCCTGGAGCGCGGCGACCGGGTGCTGATGATGGGCATCGGCTCCGGCCTCAACATGACCTG
- a CDS encoding glutamate mutase L — protein sequence MSHLLVDVGSTFTKAALVDEGGGLLAGAAVPTTAGPGRDVLDGIVRVCRALGPGAPDPLADGPGSDRVLVCSSAGGGLRLAVVGYEREVTAEAGHRVGLSAGAKVVHVAAGRLTVAGVAALRAARPDVVLLVGGTDGGNAEVLVHNARRLARSRVGAPVVVAGNAEAREEVAAELAATGRRVRLTDNVLPRIGVVDPGPARRAIREVFLGHVIGGKGLSRGPRFAGLVRAATPDAVLAGVEVLAEVVGGDVLVVDVGGATTDVYSVLTPQGEDATLRKHVVATLWHARTVEGDLGMRWGAPGVLEAAAAEALPGTDDPALAAWVRQVHDDPGRLPLDAAEQAHDLTLATLAATVAARRHGRPGAPGEAPRPLRDVRLLLGSGGVLRHAGPGAAQQVLGAVAGDHGGGWRPPAAARTRVDAAYLLFAAGLLAPVRPELARAVAAQVADSVADSATV from the coding sequence GTGAGCCACCTGCTCGTCGACGTCGGCTCGACCTTCACCAAGGCCGCCCTCGTGGACGAGGGCGGCGGCCTGCTCGCGGGTGCCGCGGTGCCCACCACCGCCGGTCCGGGCCGCGACGTCCTCGACGGGATCGTGCGGGTATGCCGCGCGCTCGGGCCGGGTGCGCCCGACCCGCTCGCCGACGGTCCCGGGTCGGACCGCGTCCTGGTGTGCTCCAGCGCGGGTGGGGGGCTGCGGCTGGCGGTCGTCGGCTACGAGCGCGAGGTGACGGCCGAGGCGGGGCACCGGGTCGGCCTGTCGGCCGGCGCGAAGGTCGTGCACGTCGCCGCCGGCAGGCTGACCGTCGCCGGGGTGGCCGCGCTGCGCGCCGCCCGGCCGGACGTGGTCCTGCTCGTCGGCGGCACCGACGGCGGCAACGCCGAGGTCCTCGTGCACAACGCGCGCCGCCTGGCCCGCTCCCGCGTCGGCGCGCCGGTCGTGGTGGCCGGCAACGCCGAGGCGCGTGAGGAGGTCGCGGCCGAGCTGGCCGCCACCGGCCGCCGGGTGAGGCTGACCGACAACGTGCTGCCCCGGATCGGCGTCGTCGACCCCGGCCCGGCGCGGCGGGCGATCCGCGAGGTCTTCCTCGGGCACGTGATCGGCGGCAAGGGGCTGTCGCGGGGACCGCGCTTCGCCGGGCTGGTCCGGGCGGCGACGCCGGACGCGGTCCTGGCCGGAGTCGAGGTGCTGGCCGAGGTGGTGGGCGGCGACGTGCTGGTCGTCGACGTCGGCGGGGCGACCACCGACGTCTACTCCGTCCTCACCCCGCAGGGCGAGGACGCCACGCTGCGCAAGCACGTGGTCGCCACGCTCTGGCACGCCCGCACCGTCGAGGGAGACCTCGGGATGCGGTGGGGCGCACCTGGGGTGCTCGAGGCCGCCGCGGCCGAGGCGCTGCCGGGCACCGACGACCCGGCGCTGGCCGCCTGGGTGCGGCAGGTGCACGACGACCCCGGCCGGCTCCCGCTCGACGCGGCCGAGCAGGCCCACGACCTGACCCTGGCGACCCTCGCCGCCACCGTCGCGGCCCGTCGGCACGGCCGGCCGGGCGCGCCCGGCGAGGCACCGAGACCGCTGCGGGACGTCCGGCTGCTGCTCGGCTCCGGCGGCGTCCTGCGGCACGCCGGGCCGGGCGCCGCCCAGCAGGTCCTCGGCGCCGTGGCCGGTGACCACGGCGGCGGGTGGCGTCCCCCGGCCGCAGCACGGACGCGGGTGGACGCCGCATACCTGCTCTTCGCGGCCGGCCTGCTGGCCCCGGTGCGTCCCGAGCTCGCGCGCGCGGTCGCCGCCCAGGTGGCCGACAGCGTCGCCGACAGCGCTACGGTGTGA
- the greA gene encoding transcription elongation factor GreA, with translation MRSEDVTEIAKDASYLTQEAYDRLSTELAQLTGEGRADISRRIEAAREEGDLKENGGYHAAKEEQGKMEARIRQLQHLLQNAIVGTSPADDGVVEPGMVVTVEMFGETETFLLGSREIIGDDDDLGVYSEKSPLGAALMGAGPGQTVSYEAPNGKQIEVKVLKAKPYKA, from the coding sequence ATGAGGAGTGAGGACGTGACCGAGATCGCCAAGGATGCGAGCTACCTGACCCAGGAGGCCTACGACCGCCTGAGCACCGAGCTGGCCCAGCTCACGGGCGAGGGCCGCGCGGACATCTCGCGACGGATCGAGGCCGCCCGCGAGGAGGGTGACCTGAAGGAGAACGGCGGTTACCACGCCGCCAAGGAGGAGCAGGGCAAGATGGAGGCCCGCATCCGCCAGCTCCAGCACCTGCTCCAGAACGCCATCGTGGGCACCAGCCCCGCCGACGACGGGGTCGTCGAGCCGGGCATGGTCGTCACCGTCGAGATGTTCGGCGAGACCGAGACCTTCCTGCTCGGCTCCCGCGAGATCATCGGCGACGACGACGACCTGGGCGTCTACAGCGAGAAGTCGCCGCTGGGCGCCGCCCTGATGGGCGCCGGGCCCGGACAGACCGTGAGCTACGAGGCGCCCAACGGCAAGCAGATCGAGGTCAAGGTGCTCAAGGCCAAGCCCTACAAGGCCTGA
- the msrA gene encoding peptide-methionine (S)-S-oxide reductase MsrA has translation MQFSAPLPGRPDPLPGIPTTHEVLGTPLRGPWPGDDVEVLYVAMGCFWGAERIFWQLPGVVTTAAGYLGGSTPNPTYEEVCSGRTGHAEAVLVAYHRGQTSPELLLKAFWENHDPTTPNRQGNDVGTQYRSAVWWTTPEQERAALATRDAFEQVITSAGHGRIVTELEPASGAGPFYYAEGYHQQYLHKNPGGYCNHGPNGYTCPVGLVRQDELPAQQDVLPPR, from the coding sequence ATGCAGTTCTCCGCCCCGCTCCCCGGCCGTCCCGACCCCCTTCCCGGCATCCCCACGACGCACGAGGTGCTGGGCACCCCGCTGCGCGGTCCGTGGCCGGGTGACGACGTGGAGGTGCTCTACGTGGCGATGGGCTGCTTCTGGGGGGCCGAGCGGATCTTCTGGCAGCTGCCGGGGGTGGTGACCACCGCGGCCGGCTACCTGGGCGGCAGCACGCCGAACCCGACCTACGAGGAGGTGTGCAGCGGTCGCACCGGGCACGCCGAGGCGGTGCTGGTCGCCTACCACCGCGGGCAGACCTCCCCCGAGCTGCTGCTCAAGGCGTTCTGGGAGAACCACGACCCGACCACGCCGAACCGGCAGGGCAACGACGTCGGCACGCAGTACCGCTCGGCCGTCTGGTGGACCACACCGGAGCAGGAGCGGGCGGCGCTGGCCACGCGGGACGCCTTCGAGCAGGTCATCACCAGCGCCGGGCACGGCCGGATCGTCACCGAGCTGGAGCCGGCCTCCGGCGCCGGGCCGTTCTACTACGCGGAGGGCTACCACCAGCAGTACCTCCACAAGAACCCCGGGGGCTACTGCAACCACGGCCCGAACGGCTACACCTGCCCGGTCGGGCTGGTCCGCCAGGACGAGCTGCCCGCCCAGCAGGACGTGCTCCCCCCGCGGTGA
- a CDS encoding ABC transporter substrate-binding protein, whose amino-acid sequence MNIRSLWTATAVAGLVLSLSACGSDDGADAGDTGTGTGTGDVAAADLDLVTDGTLTVCSDVPYPPFEDFDESAPSGFSGFDIDIVQAVADGLGLDLAVKDSSFDGLQSGLSLNAGECDLAASAMTITDDRKKNLDFSEGYYDSLQSLLVPAGSDITAIGDLAGKKVGVQQGTTGEAYTKENAADADIIAFPSNAEMFQAIQAGQVAALLQDLPVNVDNAKKSDGKFEIVEEYDTEETYGLAIKKGNTALVEAVDKQLGELRESGEYDTLYDKYFSADDAAASTDG is encoded by the coding sequence ATGAACATTCGATCTCTCTGGACGGCCACCGCTGTCGCTGGCCTGGTCCTGTCCCTCTCCGCATGCGGCTCCGACGACGGGGCCGACGCGGGTGACACCGGCACCGGCACCGGCACCGGCGACGTGGCAGCAGCCGATCTCGACCTCGTGACCGACGGCACCCTGACGGTGTGCTCCGACGTCCCCTACCCCCCGTTCGAGGACTTCGACGAGTCCGCGCCCTCCGGCTTCAGCGGCTTCGACATCGACATCGTCCAGGCGGTCGCCGACGGCCTCGGCCTCGACCTGGCCGTCAAGGACTCCTCCTTCGACGGGCTCCAGTCCGGCCTCTCGCTCAACGCCGGCGAGTGCGACCTGGCGGCCTCGGCGATGACGATCACCGACGACCGCAAGAAGAACCTCGACTTCAGCGAGGGCTACTACGACTCGCTCCAGTCCCTCCTCGTCCCCGCCGGCAGCGACATCACCGCCATCGGCGACCTGGCCGGCAAGAAGGTCGGCGTCCAGCAGGGCACCACCGGCGAGGCCTACACCAAGGAGAACGCCGCGGACGCGGACATCATCGCCTTCCCCAGCAACGCGGAGATGTTCCAGGCGATCCAGGCCGGTCAGGTCGCCGCCCTGCTGCAGGACCTGCCGGTCAACGTCGACAACGCCAAGAAGAGCGACGGCAAGTTCGAGATCGTCGAGGAGTACGACACCGAGGAGACCTACGGCCTGGCGATCAAGAAGGGCAACACCGCCCTGGTCGAGGCCGTGGACAAGCAGCTCGGCGAGCTCCGGGAGAGCGGCGAGTACGACACCCTCTACGACAAGTACTTCAGCGCCGACGACGCCGCCGCCAGCACCGACGGCTGA
- a CDS encoding amino acid ABC transporter permease: protein MAMTRRQRQRTIRMVLYAVFVALVVVVLLLVDWESVSHNFFLTEGFTGNWQDMILVAAKNTILYTIVAFIGGFVLGVLLVLMKLAPVAPFRWVSTAYIELFRGLPALIVIIFMGLGVPIAFGWRPPGGTVGAGLVALMMVSGAYMAETLRAGIEAVPKGQSEAARSLGMSAPWTMTSIVMPQALRIVVPPLTNELVILIKDTSLLFVIGLAASQKELTTMARDFMASGPSAGTATSLVFAALLYLAITLPLTQLVAWMERKQKRSR from the coding sequence ATGGCGATGACCAGGCGACAGCGGCAGCGCACCATCCGCATGGTGCTGTATGCCGTGTTCGTGGCGCTGGTCGTCGTCGTCCTCCTCCTCGTCGACTGGGAGAGCGTCAGCCACAACTTCTTCCTCACCGAGGGCTTCACCGGCAACTGGCAGGACATGATCCTCGTCGCGGCGAAGAACACGATCCTCTACACGATCGTGGCCTTCATCGGCGGCTTCGTCCTCGGCGTCCTGCTGGTGCTGATGAAGCTGGCCCCGGTCGCGCCGTTCAGGTGGGTGTCCACGGCCTACATCGAGCTCTTCCGCGGGCTCCCGGCGCTGATCGTCATCATCTTCATGGGCCTGGGCGTGCCCATCGCCTTCGGCTGGCGGCCCCCGGGCGGCACGGTCGGGGCCGGGCTGGTCGCGCTGATGATGGTCTCGGGCGCCTACATGGCCGAGACCCTGCGGGCCGGCATCGAGGCTGTCCCCAAGGGGCAGTCCGAGGCTGCGCGCAGCCTCGGGATGAGCGCGCCCTGGACGATGACCTCGATCGTCATGCCGCAGGCGCTGCGGATCGTCGTCCCGCCGCTGACCAACGAGCTGGTCATCCTCATCAAGGACACCTCTCTGCTCTTCGTCATCGGTCTGGCGGCGAGCCAGAAGGAGCTGACCACGATGGCCAGGGACTTCATGGCCAGCGGACCCTCCGCAGGCACGGCGACCAGCCTGGTGTTCGCCGCCCTGCTCTACCTCGCCATCACGCTGCCGCTGACCCAGCTGGTCGCGTGGATGGAGCGCAAGCAGAAGAGGAGCCGCTGA
- a CDS encoding amino acid ABC transporter ATP-binding protein, with the protein MDELHPDQHVDSSAPAIQVRQLHKNFGDNEVLKGIDFHVDAGQVVCVIGPSGSGKSTLLRCVNRLEEPTSGQIFVEGIDITDPDTELDKVRSRIGMVFQQFNLFPHMTVLRNLTIAQQRVKGRGKTEAEKVARANLDRVGLADKEGAYPAHLSGGQQQRVAIARALSMNPDMMLFDEPTSALDPELVGDVLDVMKKLASEGMTMMVVTHEMGFAREVGDNLVFMDGGVIVEEGDPVKVLGDPQNRRTQSFLSKVL; encoded by the coding sequence ATGGACGAGCTGCACCCCGACCAGCACGTCGACTCCTCCGCACCCGCCATCCAGGTGCGCCAGCTGCACAAGAACTTCGGCGACAACGAGGTGCTCAAGGGCATCGACTTCCACGTGGACGCGGGCCAGGTGGTCTGCGTCATCGGGCCGTCCGGCTCGGGCAAGTCGACGCTGCTGCGCTGCGTGAACCGGCTGGAGGAGCCCACCTCGGGGCAGATCTTCGTCGAGGGGATCGACATCACCGACCCCGACACCGAGCTGGACAAGGTGCGCTCGCGCATCGGCATGGTCTTCCAGCAGTTCAACCTCTTCCCGCACATGACGGTGCTGCGCAACCTCACCATCGCCCAGCAGCGGGTGAAGGGGCGCGGCAAGACCGAGGCGGAGAAGGTCGCGCGGGCCAACCTGGACCGGGTCGGGCTCGCCGACAAGGAGGGCGCCTACCCGGCCCACCTCTCCGGCGGGCAGCAGCAGCGGGTGGCGATCGCCCGGGCGCTGTCGATGAACCCGGACATGATGCTCTTCGACGAGCCGACCTCGGCGCTGGACCCCGAGCTGGTCGGCGACGTGCTGGACGTGATGAAGAAGCTCGCCTCGGAGGGGATGACGATGATGGTCGTCACCCACGAGATGGGCTTCGCCCGCGAGGTCGGCGACAACCTCGTCTTCATGGACGGCGGCGTCATCGTGGAGGAGGGCGACCCGGTCAAGGTGCTCGGCGACCCGCAGAACCGTCGCACCCAGTCCTTCCTGTCCAAGGTCCTCTGA
- the ilvA gene encoding threonine ammonia-lyase: protein MSTIPTVTLDDVLAAREVLADVIAPTPMEFSQALSDRTGLPVHLKCENLQRAGSFKIRGAYTRMSRLTEEERRRGVVAASAGNHAQGVALAARLLGIEATVYMPNGASMPKLAATRGYGATVVQTGETLDDCIEVARQHETEKGAVFIPPFDHADIVAGQGTCGLEILEQVPDVRTIVVATGGGGLLAGIAAAVKATRPDVRVVGVQAEQAAAWPGSLQAGHPVPVARMSTMADGIAVGRPGDVPFELVAELVEAMETVSEAAIARALVYLVERAKLVVEPAGAAATAHLMELGEQAAVRYEGPVVAVLSGGNIDPLLLLRIIRQGLTVAGRYLQLQVRVPDKPGNLAGALTMLAQMQCNVLEIQHHRRVPGLGLGDVAISLTLETRGHEHSDGVVQALVDRGYAVERA, encoded by the coding sequence GTGTCCACGATCCCGACCGTGACCCTCGACGACGTGCTTGCCGCGCGCGAGGTCCTCGCCGACGTCATCGCCCCGACTCCGATGGAGTTCAGCCAGGCGCTCTCCGACCGCACCGGGCTGCCGGTCCACCTGAAGTGCGAGAACCTCCAACGGGCCGGCTCGTTCAAGATCCGCGGCGCCTACACGCGGATGTCGCGGCTGACCGAGGAGGAGCGCCGCCGGGGCGTCGTGGCGGCCAGTGCCGGCAACCACGCCCAGGGTGTGGCCCTGGCGGCCCGGCTGCTCGGCATCGAGGCCACCGTCTACATGCCCAACGGGGCCTCCATGCCCAAGCTGGCCGCCACCCGCGGCTACGGCGCGACGGTCGTGCAGACCGGGGAGACCCTCGACGACTGCATCGAGGTGGCGCGCCAGCACGAGACGGAGAAGGGCGCCGTCTTCATCCCGCCGTTCGACCACGCCGACATCGTCGCCGGGCAGGGCACCTGCGGGCTGGAGATCCTCGAGCAGGTCCCCGACGTGCGCACGATCGTCGTCGCCACGGGCGGCGGCGGTCTGCTCGCCGGGATCGCCGCCGCGGTCAAGGCCACGCGGCCCGACGTCCGCGTGGTCGGCGTGCAGGCCGAGCAGGCGGCGGCCTGGCCCGGGTCGCTGCAGGCCGGCCACCCGGTCCCCGTGGCCAGGATGAGCACGATGGCCGACGGTATCGCGGTGGGCCGCCCCGGAGACGTTCCCTTCGAGCTGGTCGCCGAGCTGGTCGAGGCCATGGAGACCGTCAGCGAGGCTGCGATCGCCCGTGCCCTGGTCTACCTCGTGGAGCGGGCCAAGCTGGTCGTCGAGCCCGCGGGCGCCGCCGCCACCGCCCACCTGATGGAGCTGGGTGAGCAGGCCGCCGTCCGCTACGAGGGCCCCGTCGTCGCAGTGCTCTCCGGCGGCAACATCGACCCGCTGCTGCTGCTGCGGATCATCCGGCAGGGCCTGACCGTGGCCGGGCGCTACCTGCAGCTGCAGGTGCGCGTCCCGGACAAGCCGGGCAACCTGGCCGGTGCGCTGACCATGCTGGCGCAGATGCAGTGCAACGTGCTGGAGATCCAGCACCACCGGCGGGTGCCCGGCCTCGGCCTCGGCGACGTGGCCATCTCGCTCACCCTCGAGACCCGCGGACACGAGCACTCCGACGGGGTCGTCCAGGCTCTGGTCGACCGCGGCTACGCCGTCGAGCGCGCCTGA
- a CDS encoding isoprenyl transferase produces MQTPRDLVYRAYAQSLRRQLPLEELPRHVGVMLDGNRRWARERGAGSTEGHRAGADNIAPFLGWCEEAGVEVVTLWLLSTDNLNRPPAELEPLLDIIEQVVADLAAAQHWQMHVVGALDLLPEETAERLLRSAASTAAVDGMVVNVAIGYGGRREIADAVRSLLRDAAGRGTSLDELAETVTAQDIAEHLYTKGQPDPDLVIRTSGEQRLGGFLLWQSAHSEFYFCEAYWPDFRKVDFLRALRSYAERERRYGT; encoded by the coding sequence ATGCAGACACCGCGGGACCTCGTCTACCGGGCGTACGCCCAGTCCCTGCGCCGTCAGCTGCCGCTCGAGGAGCTCCCCCGCCACGTCGGCGTCATGCTGGACGGCAACCGCCGATGGGCCCGGGAGCGGGGTGCAGGGTCGACCGAGGGGCACCGTGCCGGTGCCGACAACATCGCCCCGTTCCTGGGGTGGTGCGAGGAGGCGGGGGTCGAGGTCGTCACCCTGTGGCTGCTGTCCACCGACAACCTCAACCGGCCGCCGGCCGAGCTCGAGCCGCTGCTGGACATCATCGAGCAGGTGGTCGCCGACCTCGCCGCCGCCCAGCACTGGCAGATGCACGTCGTCGGGGCGCTCGACCTGCTCCCGGAGGAGACCGCCGAGCGGCTGCTGCGGTCTGCGGCGAGCACCGCCGCCGTCGACGGCATGGTGGTCAACGTGGCGATCGGCTACGGGGGGCGCCGGGAGATCGCCGACGCGGTCCGCTCGCTGCTGCGGGACGCGGCCGGTCGCGGCACGTCGTTGGACGAGCTCGCCGAGACGGTCACGGCGCAGGACATCGCCGAGCACCTCTACACCAAGGGCCAGCCGGACCCGGACCTGGTCATCCGCACCTCGGGGGAGCAGCGGCTGGGCGGGTTCCTGCTGTGGCAGAGCGCGCACAGCGAGTTCTACTTCTGCGAGGCCTACTGGCCCGACTTCCGCAAGGTCGACTTCCTGCGGGCGCTGCGCTCCTACGCCGAGCGCGAACGGCGCTACGGAACCTGA
- a CDS encoding DUF4307 domain-containing protein — protein sequence MTFAPRPDEHAPVDWDAEEEAAEHADRHAGPGTDPDVRRRWWTIGVVAVVLMSALAVWFGISATSGRVHWVDTGFQIVSDRQVDVRFDLRRDPSRAVDCELEAQDYSHAVVGRTQVRVPPSDSSPSRQVMSVETATEAVTGYVSECWYADEVPRH from the coding sequence GTGACCTTCGCACCCCGCCCCGACGAGCACGCACCGGTGGACTGGGACGCCGAGGAGGAGGCGGCCGAGCACGCGGACCGCCACGCCGGCCCGGGCACCGACCCGGACGTCCGCCGCCGCTGGTGGACGATCGGCGTCGTGGCGGTCGTGCTGATGTCGGCCCTCGCGGTGTGGTTCGGGATCTCTGCGACGTCCGGTCGGGTGCACTGGGTCGACACCGGCTTCCAGATCGTCTCCGACCGGCAGGTGGACGTGCGCTTCGACCTGCGCCGCGACCCCTCCCGGGCGGTCGACTGCGAGCTGGAGGCACAGGACTACTCGCACGCCGTCGTGGGCCGCACGCAGGTGAGGGTCCCGCCCTCGGACTCCTCCCCCAGCCGCCAGGTGATGAGCGTGGAGACCGCGACCGAGGCCGTCACCGGCTACGTGTCCGAGTGCTGGTACGCCGACGAGGTGCCGCGCCACTGA
- the trhA gene encoding PAQR family membrane homeostasis protein TrhA, whose amino-acid sequence MSRSRQAAQDVAIRAGEAVDALVDQVKPHLRGWLHVGMVPVSLAASVVLVALAPGTVERVAALAFGITAVLLFATSATYHRGRWSPRVARLLKRWDHANIFLIIAGTYTPFAVTLLPPGQARTLLWVVWAGAVAGVVFRVFWVGAPRWLYTIVYVALGWVAVFYLAPFWQHGGPAIVLLIAAGGILYTLGAVVYGAKRPNPSPRWFGFHEVFHAFTVAAFAAHWTAALLAVLAERAALVS is encoded by the coding sequence ATGAGCAGGAGCAGGCAGGCAGCCCAGGACGTCGCGATACGGGCCGGCGAAGCCGTCGACGCCCTGGTCGACCAGGTCAAGCCGCATCTGCGCGGGTGGCTGCACGTGGGCATGGTCCCCGTCAGCCTGGCCGCCTCGGTGGTGCTCGTCGCGCTGGCCCCCGGCACCGTGGAGCGCGTGGCCGCCCTCGCCTTCGGCATCACCGCGGTGCTGCTGTTCGCCACCTCGGCGACCTACCACCGGGGCCGCTGGTCCCCCCGCGTGGCCCGCCTCCTCAAGCGCTGGGACCACGCCAACATCTTCCTCATCATCGCCGGCACCTACACCCCGTTCGCGGTGACCCTGCTGCCGCCGGGCCAGGCCCGCACCCTGCTGTGGGTGGTCTGGGCGGGGGCGGTCGCCGGCGTCGTCTTCCGCGTCTTCTGGGTGGGCGCCCCCCGCTGGCTCTACACGATCGTCTACGTCGCCCTGGGCTGGGTCGCGGTCTTCTACCTGGCGCCGTTCTGGCAGCACGGGGGCCCGGCCATCGTGCTGCTCATCGCCGCCGGCGGGATCCTCTACACGCTGGGCGCCGTGGTCTACGGCGCGAAGCGACCCAACCCCTCACCGCGGTGGTTCGGCTTCCACGAGGTCTTCCACGCGTTCACGGTGGCCGCCTTCGCCGCGCACTGGACGGCCGCGCTGCTGGCGGTCCTCGCCGAGCGCGCCGCCCTGGTCTCCTAG